A window from Bacteroidia bacterium encodes these proteins:
- a CDS encoding RNA polymerase sigma factor: MSISKELLIRCRKKEKKAQFELYQDCYEFLMRICLRYEKNEDDAHAVLNLAFLKILNSLKHHNQKIPFEIWCKRITINTIIDEFRKNKKYKEYMQFGELDENGELEGNVLSEAENNLTAEDIEKMLQALPAMNRKIFNLHVIDGYTHKEIGQMMNISDGTSKWHVSNARSKLQQVLRQSFMMMINAITL, encoded by the coding sequence ATGAGTATATCGAAAGAGCTATTGATCCGATGCAGAAAAAAGGAGAAAAAAGCGCAATTTGAGCTTTACCAGGATTGTTATGAATTTCTGATGCGGATTTGCCTGCGCTATGAAAAAAATGAAGATGATGCCCATGCTGTGCTAAACCTCGCTTTTCTGAAGATATTAAATAGTTTGAAGCATCATAATCAGAAAATACCTTTTGAAATTTGGTGTAAAAGGATCACAATAAATACGATTATTGACGAATTCAGGAAAAACAAAAAGTACAAGGAATATATGCAGTTTGGTGAACTTGACGAAAACGGGGAATTGGAAGGAAATGTTTTGAGCGAAGCAGAAAACAACCTGACAGCCGAAGATATTGAAAAAATGTTGCAAGCATTACCTGCCATGAATAGGAAAATATTTAACCTGCATGTAATTGACGGATATACACATAAGGAAATCGGACAGATGATGAATATCTCTGATGGGACTTCAAAATGGCACGTGAGCAATGCAAGAAGTAAACTTCAGCAGGTATTAAGGCAAAGTTTCATGATGATGATAAATGCAATTACGCTATGA
- a CDS encoding outer membrane beta-barrel protein has product MSEKNSIDELFRDKLDGAGLKYTSEYWEQMDALLNKKKRRSFKTAKAAGLIAALLLLLVPVVYFTTGKMEKQTTHNSQKPNISQTEKPEHEKQITTDIEITKPSHKQNTSTPELTPSGKDLIKTEVPQVDDDQTVTVQKNDVRQDEDGRTAAVQVNDVPHVEDDQTAPTQGNDVRQVEGDQTATVEINEFGQNSEKPNEALAGSSTTAGLPLVPMPTIGLVFPVVAQKEIAERITLRPSTKPKHKSPYVNIYAAPFFNYGLIRHRGDETVADWKSSREETQPYINYGLDLRLQKKRLGLLLGLGIMQWSEITNYTSQLNHYTFDTSLFMVSRNYKQRPDSSYVALIGTRIDTTSHTTTDTAYCPNCKVKFQYFTLPLAFRYEVGHGSWQYFTEVGISLSFLLKTQGEYSTQWNIVDNERNGMQTENSGKKYFTNTLIHSGLSLGVKYSPTPNLGINARLRYNRAINSMMQRYNQRPDFYGIGLGIEYRLY; this is encoded by the coding sequence ATGAGCGAGAAGAATTCCATAGATGAACTGTTCCGCGATAAATTGGACGGAGCAGGTTTAAAATATACTTCCGAATATTGGGAGCAGATGGATGCTTTGTTGAATAAAAAGAAACGGAGATCCTTCAAAACTGCTAAAGCAGCAGGCTTGATAGCTGCTCTGCTCCTCCTGCTCGTTCCGGTAGTTTACTTCACAACCGGAAAAATGGAGAAACAGACAACCCATAACTCACAAAAACCAAATATTTCCCAAACGGAAAAACCAGAGCATGAAAAGCAAATAACAACGGATATAGAAATCACAAAGCCATCTCATAAACAAAATACATCAACACCCGAACTCACGCCTTCCGGAAAAGACCTTATTAAAACTGAAGTTCCTCAGGTTGATGACGATCAAACTGTCACGGTACAGAAAAATGATGTCCGCCAGGATGAAGACGGTCGAACTGCCGCAGTACAAGTAAATGATGTTCCCCATGTTGAGGATGATCAAACCGCACCGACACAAGGAAATGATGTTCGGCAAGTTGAGGGTGACCAAACTGCTACAGTAGAAATAAATGAATTTGGTCAAAATTCGGAGAAGCCAAATGAAGCCCTTGCAGGCTCATCCACCACGGCAGGCTTACCCTTAGTTCCGATGCCTACCATTGGATTAGTGTTTCCGGTAGTGGCACAAAAGGAAATTGCCGAAAGAATTACCCTGCGTCCATCCACCAAGCCAAAACATAAGTCTCCCTACGTTAATATTTATGCAGCACCATTTTTTAATTATGGTTTAATTCGGCACCGAGGTGATGAAACCGTGGCCGACTGGAAATCTTCCCGGGAGGAAACCCAGCCGTACATCAACTACGGATTGGATTTGCGCCTGCAGAAAAAAAGATTGGGTTTGCTTTTAGGTTTAGGCATCATGCAATGGAGCGAAATCACCAATTATACGAGCCAATTAAACCACTATACCTTTGACACCAGTTTATTCATGGTTTCACGGAATTACAAACAACGGCCGGATAGTTCTTATGTGGCTTTAATTGGTACCAGGATAGACACCACCTCTCACACCACCACCGATACTGCTTATTGCCCAAATTGTAAAGTAAAGTTCCAATACTTTACCTTGCCCCTGGCCTTTCGCTACGAAGTGGGTCACGGCTCCTGGCAATATTTCACCGAAGTCGGAATTAGCCTTTCCTTTTTGCTCAAAACCCAGGGCGAATACAGCACCCAATGGAATATCGTTGACAATGAAAGAAACGGAATGCAGACCGAAAATTCCGGCAAAAAGTATTTTACCAACACCCTCATACACTCCGGCTTGTCTTTGGGCGTTAAATACAGCCCAACTCCCAACTTAGGAATAAATGCCCGCCTGCGCTACAACAGGGCGATCAACTCGATGATGCAACGGTATAACCAACGTCCTGATTTCTACGGTATTGGTTTGGGCATTGAATACAGGTTATATTAA
- a CDS encoding T9SS type A sorting domain-containing protein: MKILTFLFSFMVTSLLIHAQSYDVHVSGTVTDSLNQAVQNVQVHIELDPAYGSYTNTVATDAGGNYADTIPVTAQQGVLIIWITDCHGDSVPGRGVFSSNANYVVSDFNYCKPKSSGGGGNNIFSVEGFISAAGAAITDGMAYLITQDSSQSNPYLTVVDSIEVRQGYYFFHDLDSGETYYLKAALLPSSPNQSSYLPTYYRSSVLWANADSVVVTGNLKNLDISLVSGNNPGGPGFIGGYVSQGANKRNGPGDPVKNTMVILMTDDDEPVAYIHTDEDGKYGFNNLALGGYKLYVDIPGKICVPQEVLLDSENNSVNDIGFVVNKTSITTGIMSYKYEFKGMYPNPVKDKLFMQFNLGENREFIIWLTSLNGKMLHNHEVSATKGNFDYILDMTTYPQGIYLLRIASANGEYTIQRKVLKY, from the coding sequence ATGAAAATCTTAACTTTTCTATTCAGCTTCATGGTCACCTCTTTACTCATACATGCACAATCCTATGATGTTCATGTGAGCGGCACAGTGACCGATTCGCTCAACCAAGCGGTTCAAAATGTGCAGGTGCACATCGAATTAGACCCAGCCTATGGCAGCTATACCAATACAGTGGCCACAGATGCCGGAGGTAATTATGCCGATACCATACCCGTTACTGCCCAGCAAGGTGTACTTATCATTTGGATTACTGACTGCCATGGCGACTCGGTTCCAGGTAGAGGGGTATTTAGCAGCAATGCCAATTATGTGGTTTCTGACTTCAACTATTGTAAACCCAAGAGTTCAGGTGGCGGAGGAAACAACATTTTCTCGGTTGAAGGTTTTATTAGTGCCGCAGGAGCTGCAATCACGGATGGCATGGCTTACCTTATAACACAAGACAGCAGCCAGTCAAATCCATATCTTACTGTGGTTGATTCTATAGAAGTAAGACAAGGCTACTATTTCTTCCATGATTTAGACAGCGGAGAAACTTACTACCTAAAGGCGGCTTTGCTTCCTTCCTCCCCTAATCAATCATCCTATTTACCGACATACTACAGATCATCTGTACTTTGGGCGAATGCCGATTCGGTAGTGGTAACCGGTAACCTCAAAAATCTTGACATCAGTTTAGTTTCCGGGAATAATCCGGGCGGTCCTGGCTTTATCGGAGGTTATGTTTCACAAGGCGCCAATAAAAGAAATGGCCCGGGTGACCCTGTAAAAAATACAATGGTTATCCTGATGACGGATGATGATGAGCCAGTTGCATACATTCATACGGATGAAGATGGCAAATATGGTTTCAACAACCTGGCATTGGGCGGCTATAAACTGTATGTAGATATTCCGGGGAAAATTTGTGTTCCGCAGGAAGTATTGCTTGATAGTGAGAACAACAGCGTGAATGATATCGGGTTTGTAGTGAATAAAACTTCCATTACCACCGGGATTATGAGCTACAAGTATGAATTTAAAGGGATGTATCCCAATCCGGTAAAAGATAAGCTGTTCATGCAGTTCAATCTTGGCGAAAACAGAGAATTTATTATCTGGCTAACTTCACTGAATGGCAAAATGTTGCATAATCATGAAGTGTCTGCAACTAAAGGGAATTTTGATTATATCCTGGACATGACAACTTATCCACAAGGTATCTATCTTCTCAGGATAGCTTCAGCCAATGGAGAATATACTATTCAGAGAAAGGTGTTAAAGTATTGA
- a CDS encoding outer membrane beta-barrel protein: MKNKNIDELIRRKLGQRQVIFNEHAWQDAEKLINKSKRKRFIMWLFWLPLAVMFTAGVMYFSPGTNDKEKEGGSGIVEYRETNGKKFLTPSPVKIKIKDKPGTSQGKANGVVRKPEMKNPAQKYSRYDELSGHKTSSRHSVATGITGMALQRLHLLMPSELQALETISAEEATFLGLIESIEMVNPNLPAKTFRPVEIGITGGFHVIRGFENGGNRAITSAANPIVGIYFGRLINYFLSINTELNYTSRAGLNADTTMQGKHYSFGLHQEEISVDIKRLHYLELPVYAELRTGGRYSVLAGMQGTYLLNTSGNVERKVSYATEPTQQSIEPAWGYTKGFNNYDLQLTIGCKMIMNERASILLRSHYGLLDITSDGHFNNTSVDRNLGLKFLFRYRFY, from the coding sequence ATGAAAAATAAAAATATAGACGAGTTAATCAGGAGGAAACTCGGTCAAAGACAGGTCATTTTCAATGAGCATGCCTGGCAGGATGCGGAAAAGCTGATCAACAAGAGCAAGCGAAAGCGCTTCATCATGTGGCTGTTTTGGTTACCCTTAGCCGTGATGTTTACAGCGGGTGTAATGTATTTCAGCCCGGGAACTAATGATAAAGAAAAAGAAGGTGGTTCAGGAATAGTTGAATATCGGGAAACTAATGGTAAGAAATTCTTAACTCCCAGTCCCGTTAAAATTAAAATTAAAGATAAACCTGGAACTTCTCAGGGCAAAGCAAATGGCGTTGTCCGTAAACCGGAAATGAAAAATCCGGCTCAAAAGTATTCGAGGTATGATGAATTATCCGGGCATAAAACCTCCTCACGGCATAGTGTAGCAACAGGGATTACGGGCATGGCACTTCAGAGGCTACACTTATTGATGCCAAGTGAATTACAGGCCCTGGAAACCATATCTGCAGAAGAAGCCACGTTTCTGGGATTAATTGAAAGCATTGAAATGGTTAATCCTAATTTGCCTGCCAAAACATTCCGCCCAGTTGAAATTGGAATTACAGGTGGCTTCCATGTAATAAGGGGATTTGAAAATGGAGGTAATAGAGCTATAACCTCTGCTGCGAATCCTATTGTAGGTATTTATTTTGGCCGTCTGATCAATTACTTTCTCTCAATCAATACAGAATTAAATTATACATCACGGGCCGGCTTAAATGCCGATACAACCATGCAGGGAAAGCATTATAGCTTTGGCCTTCATCAGGAAGAGATTAGTGTGGATATCAAACGCCTGCACTACCTGGAGCTTCCAGTATATGCTGAACTGAGGACCGGAGGCAGATATTCTGTTCTTGCCGGAATGCAGGGTACTTATCTCCTGAACACTTCAGGGAATGTGGAACGAAAAGTATCTTACGCAACTGAACCGACACAACAGTCAATTGAACCTGCTTGGGGTTATACCAAAGGCTTCAATAATTATGACCTGCAATTAACGATTGGGTGCAAGATGATCATGAATGAGCGGGCAAGCATACTGTTACGAAGTCATTATGGCTTGTTGGATATAACCTCTGATGGCCATTTTAACAATACTTCAGTGGACAGGAACCTGGGATTAAAGTTTCTATTCCGTTACAGGTTCTATTAA
- a CDS encoding PKD domain-containing protein, translated as MKIYSFVLLLIALLSGCRENDLPQPQNGDPVFFVKGMINGNQMEITAGEHDYYMFTSHGRDTHQVISFTGEFRKLNCSSNCPGTLTITIRDKQAGGLLDIEQALAPGDYPFRSPLPSYVVQFMADTLKMGQGYYNWDFGDNTFSQEASPLHVFNIVDPQRQVFPVTLTITNSVGCISSITNIIDFANRNCHTYFDHDPPNSSIVSFFSYPTGSDPVRHVWSVGGTVFSNDPNPVHDFRQPGVYEVTLEVMDSINCLSTYSRNVNVLTQNCAANFTYTLLNAPDFSKVTITWIDENGKIYSSGIRAQPAQSYFRVLNSEKYEINENQQPTMKLSVQFDGWLYSDTDSIKFEDFSGEIGVAYP; from the coding sequence ATGAAAATATATTCTTTTGTATTACTTTTAATCGCATTACTATCAGGTTGTCGGGAAAATGACCTTCCACAGCCACAGAATGGTGATCCGGTATTTTTCGTGAAAGGAATGATTAACGGGAACCAAATGGAAATTACTGCTGGTGAACACGATTATTATATGTTCACCTCCCATGGCCGCGACACACATCAAGTGATTTCCTTCACAGGGGAGTTCAGGAAGCTGAACTGCTCTAGCAACTGTCCCGGGACATTAACTATTACCATTCGTGACAAACAAGCTGGGGGGCTCCTGGATATTGAACAGGCTCTTGCTCCGGGTGATTATCCCTTCCGGAGTCCGCTCCCTTCTTATGTTGTGCAGTTCATGGCAGATACTCTCAAAATGGGCCAGGGTTATTATAACTGGGATTTTGGTGACAATACCTTTTCCCAAGAAGCAAGTCCTCTACATGTATTTAATATTGTTGATCCTCAACGGCAAGTTTTTCCTGTTACTCTTACCATAACCAATAGCGTGGGGTGTATTAGTTCAATTACGAATATTATTGATTTCGCGAATAGAAATTGCCATACCTATTTTGATCATGACCCACCCAATAGCTCCATTGTGTCGTTTTTTTCATACCCAACCGGGAGTGACCCTGTGAGGCATGTCTGGTCAGTTGGTGGAACTGTTTTTTCCAACGATCCAAATCCGGTTCATGATTTCAGGCAGCCTGGGGTATATGAAGTTACACTTGAGGTAATGGATTCTATCAACTGCCTTTCAACGTATAGCCGTAATGTAAATGTTCTTACGCAAAACTGCGCGGCTAATTTTACTTACACACTGCTTAACGCCCCTGATTTTTCAAAGGTAACAATCACCTGGATTGACGAAAACGGGAAAATTTATTCATCTGGGATAAGGGCACAGCCGGCTCAGAGTTATTTCAGGGTATTGAATTCAGAAAAATATGAAATAAACGAAAATCAACAACCAACCATGAAACTCAGTGTGCAGTTTGATGGCTGGTTATATTCTGATACAGACTCTATTAAGTTTGAGGATTTCAGTGGAGAAATTGGAGTAGCCTATCCCTGA
- a CDS encoding GNAT family N-acetyltransferase, producing the protein MNTENLNIRKIHIRNQLQPGDIGHIIYLHGILYSRERSHGIEFESYVAGGLHEFYSSYNPKRERVWLCEHRQQIIGFLLLADRGHSAQLRYFLIMPEYRGIGLGNRLMRLYMDFMKECGYQSSFLWTTHELGRAAHLYQKYGFQFTEEIPSTAFGKTLREQRYDVVLKERRFLDLTNPKEIFEKLSLLRPDTLPRFGKMSAQHMVEHLTFVILFSYGKDAQTISVSKEEEERSKNFVVNTDKELPEGIMFPGMGDNLPPFTQPDLETAIGELKKALQEFHKHFSCDIKAQTVHPVLGRLNYLEWVKFHNKHFTHHFKQFNLL; encoded by the coding sequence ATGAATACTGAAAACTTAAATATCAGAAAAATTCATATTCGCAATCAATTGCAGCCTGGAGATATTGGGCACATAATTTACCTGCACGGTATACTCTACAGCCGGGAGCGCAGTCATGGAATTGAATTTGAGTCCTACGTAGCCGGAGGGCTACATGAATTCTATAGCTCCTACAATCCAAAGCGTGAGAGGGTGTGGCTATGTGAACACCGGCAACAAATAATCGGATTTCTTTTATTGGCTGACAGAGGCCATTCAGCCCAATTGCGTTATTTCCTTATCATGCCTGAATACAGGGGTATCGGGCTTGGAAATAGATTAATGCGGTTGTATATGGATTTCATGAAAGAGTGTGGCTACCAGTCATCTTTCCTTTGGACTACCCATGAGCTTGGCAGGGCTGCCCATCTGTATCAAAAATATGGCTTCCAGTTTACAGAAGAGATACCATCAACAGCTTTCGGAAAAACACTGAGAGAGCAACGGTATGACGTGGTTCTTAAAGAAAGACGTTTTCTGGATCTCACGAACCCAAAAGAGATTTTTGAAAAGCTCAGCCTGCTCCGTCCGGATACTCTTCCACGGTTTGGCAAAATGAGCGCACAGCACATGGTAGAGCACCTGACATTTGTTATTCTATTCTCCTATGGTAAAGACGCCCAAACGATTTCCGTCTCAAAGGAAGAGGAAGAGCGATCAAAAAATTTTGTTGTGAACACAGACAAAGAACTACCGGAGGGAATTATGTTTCCGGGAATGGGAGATAACTTACCGCCCTTTACACAACCTGATCTGGAAACAGCGATTGGAGAACTCAAAAAGGCATTGCAGGAATTTCACAAGCATTTTTCCTGCGATATCAAAGCTCAAACCGTTCATCCGGTTCTCGGCCGATTAAATTATCTCGAATGGGTAAAATTCCATAACAAGCATTTTACCCACCACTTTAAACAATTCAATCTATTGTAA
- a CDS encoding sigma-70 family RNA polymerase sigma factor — MTEKELIAGCIKNDRRCQSELYKRYFLMMSNVAMRYCKSEDEILAAINYGFLKVLQNISKYNDKYSLATWIRNILVNHLIDEFRKSVKQIQNVAIDENTSPKSVTYNLAEYHYSEMELRSMLGQLPYVTRTVFNLFAIEGYKHAEIAKSLNISEGTSKWHVNEARQRLGAMLNKTLQNQKKTIKTTNEREEFHR; from the coding sequence GTGACAGAAAAAGAACTTATAGCAGGATGCATCAAAAACGACAGGAGATGCCAAAGTGAACTATACAAGCGGTACTTCCTTATGATGAGCAATGTAGCCATGCGGTACTGTAAATCGGAGGATGAAATTCTGGCAGCGATAAATTATGGATTTTTAAAAGTGCTTCAGAATATTTCAAAATATAACGACAAGTATTCGCTGGCCACCTGGATAAGGAATATACTAGTAAATCACTTGATTGATGAATTTCGGAAATCCGTGAAGCAAATTCAAAATGTCGCGATTGACGAAAATACCTCACCGAAATCAGTAACTTATAATCTTGCGGAGTATCATTATTCTGAAATGGAACTCCGTTCAATGCTCGGTCAATTACCTTATGTGACCCGGACTGTTTTTAATCTCTTTGCTATTGAGGGTTATAAACATGCAGAAATTGCCAAATCACTGAATATATCGGAAGGTACTAGTAAATGGCATGTAAATGAAGCACGTCAACGTTTGGGGGCAATGTTGAACAAGACTTTACAGAATCAAAAAAAAACAATAAAGACAACAAATGAGCGAGAAGAATTCCATAGATGA
- a CDS encoding T9SS type A sorting domain-containing protein — MKKVFTILLMAILLIAGPDKIWGQTNVPALIQTNQVWDISGSPYVISQNTYIDTGVSVKILPGTEVLSQSTVYTLLVGGELQALGTHDSTVHFENLQIELNKDAWSYDSSNGTGALFSYCSFITPGIGKRGIYANSTGVRIENCLFTDIYYAVYAMASGSAIRLEVINCTFNDSTGTSYPIYASSTYIDAVIIGNTFNNFNKGGGFFLTNNSLYMVRNTINGQNRVSIKAVGSNISCNLFKNLRSGVEIQLYAKDTINSCIFIHNTLDSNGSTLTGDGMLTVYKLFNLNNSRFNNNNFLKNSGTNEKVTINGYNPNPASSEPVDMTENYWGSTDSATIETYIKDYSDDINIFGRVDFSGFLNAQDTTCDEDPFVSTCNASYYLAVDTSDIYSLYVIHNSTGITSNTSFHWDFGDGSTSNQKYPTHDYASFGKYNLCLTLYDSAESCSSIYCDSIGIDSAGNLLKRNAFRIIVIDESDVTSIDELNLQNAISIFPNPSNGTINIETQEKGRMEVSVMDLTGRQVYGSTMETFTGQTNSMNLSNLPNGVYLLQFQMGSDNFTKKIVINK, encoded by the coding sequence ATGAAAAAAGTATTTACAATTCTTCTGATGGCAATCTTACTTATAGCCGGGCCAGATAAGATTTGGGGCCAAACCAATGTACCCGCTCTTATCCAGACAAATCAGGTTTGGGACATTTCAGGCAGTCCCTATGTGATTAGCCAAAACACCTACATTGATACGGGTGTTTCGGTAAAAATTCTGCCTGGTACGGAGGTGTTGTCACAAAGCACTGTTTACACTTTGCTGGTTGGGGGAGAATTACAAGCCCTGGGCACCCATGATTCGACTGTTCATTTTGAAAATTTACAAATTGAGTTAAATAAAGATGCCTGGTCTTATGACAGCTCGAACGGAACTGGAGCATTATTTAGCTATTGCTCGTTTATAACTCCAGGTATAGGTAAGCGGGGAATTTATGCTAATAGCACAGGGGTAAGAATTGAAAACTGCCTTTTCACGGATATTTATTATGCCGTTTATGCCATGGCATCAGGGTCTGCTATACGATTAGAAGTGATCAATTGCACTTTTAATGACAGTACAGGAACATCTTACCCCATTTATGCAAGCAGCACATACATTGATGCTGTTATTATCGGAAACACCTTTAATAACTTTAACAAAGGCGGAGGATTCTTCCTAACCAATAATTCTCTTTATATGGTCCGTAACACCATAAACGGCCAAAACAGGGTTTCCATTAAAGCTGTTGGCTCCAACATCAGTTGCAACCTTTTCAAAAATCTGAGGTCGGGAGTTGAAATACAACTGTATGCTAAAGACACAATAAACAGTTGCATATTTATACACAATACCCTTGACAGCAATGGGAGTACCCTTACAGGTGACGGTATGTTAACAGTTTACAAGTTGTTTAATTTGAATAATTCACGCTTTAACAACAATAATTTCCTTAAAAATAGTGGCACCAATGAGAAGGTAACTATCAACGGTTATAATCCCAACCCTGCCTCTTCCGAGCCAGTAGATATGACAGAAAATTACTGGGGCAGCACTGACTCTGCAACCATCGAAACCTATATTAAGGACTATTCAGACGACATCAACATATTTGGCCGTGTGGACTTCTCCGGATTTCTGAATGCCCAGGATACTACCTGTGATGAAGATCCCTTCGTTTCAACCTGCAATGCCTCATACTACCTGGCTGTTGACACCAGTGATATTTATTCACTCTACGTCATTCACAACAGCACGGGAATAACTTCCAATACTTCTTTTCATTGGGATTTCGGTGATGGGTCAACATCAAATCAAAAATATCCAACACATGATTACGCTTCTTTTGGCAAGTACAACCTGTGCCTTACACTTTATGATTCAGCGGAAAGCTGCAGCAGCATCTACTGTGATAGCATCGGAATTGACAGTGCAGGCAATCTTTTAAAGAGGAATGCATTCAGGATAATCGTGATTGATGAATCCGATGTAACCAGCATAGATGAGCTGAACCTGCAAAATGCCATCAGTATTTTTCCAAATCCTTCCAACGGCACGATAAATATTGAGACTCAGGAAAAGGGCCGGATGGAGGTGTCTGTTATGGATTTGACGGGCAGACAGGTATACGGATCAACGATGGAAACATTTACCGGCCAAACCAACTCAATGAATTTGTCTAACTTGCCGAACGGAGTTTATCTGTTACAATTTCAAATGGGAAGTGACAATTTCACGAAAAAAATTGTGATCAACAAATAA
- a CDS encoding acyl-CoA thioesterase, with protein sequence MTKHPLQIKLRIDWSELDLFGHVNNVMFYKYIQSARVKFWEQIGLYGMYEKEGIAPLLASASIDFKKPLLYPGNTIIKYAPVFIKNTSFGLEYSIQDDNSEIAALGKDTMVLYDFNKNRKLTIPDNLRMNIEKLK encoded by the coding sequence ATGACAAAACATCCTCTACAAATTAAGCTGAGAATAGACTGGAGCGAACTTGATTTATTTGGTCATGTGAACAATGTAATGTTTTACAAATACATCCAATCAGCCAGGGTTAAGTTTTGGGAGCAGATAGGGTTGTATGGCATGTATGAAAAGGAAGGTATTGCACCACTGCTTGCATCTGCAAGTATAGATTTTAAAAAACCACTTCTATATCCTGGAAATACAATTATCAAATATGCACCGGTTTTTATAAAAAATACCAGTTTTGGTTTGGAATACTCCATTCAGGACGACAATAGTGAAATTGCAGCCTTGGGTAAAGATACAATGGTGCTTTACGATTTTAATAAAAACAGAAAACTGACCATTCCGGACAACCTGAGAATGAATATAGAGAAACTGAAGTGA
- a CDS encoding NAD(P)-binding oxidoreductase encodes MKQKRKILLLGATGRTGKLVLKKAVESGYAVNCLSRNSDRIEKQNGLTLFEGNPNHKPDLEKAISDCNAVISVLNISRRSDFPWAKLKTPGNYLSDVMKLLVSIAEKKNINRLAVVSAWGASETNNDIPKWFKWFIKNSNIGITYEDHERQEKLVTESKLAWTIIRPVGLTNSMREENIKETIDNKPKPSLTISRQSVAQYLVGCLNETELIRKKIVISKK; translated from the coding sequence ATGAAACAGAAGAGAAAGATACTATTACTTGGCGCAACCGGAAGAACTGGAAAACTAGTCTTAAAAAAAGCAGTTGAAAGCGGCTATGCAGTAAACTGCCTTTCACGGAACTCCGATCGAATTGAAAAACAAAATGGATTAACCTTGTTTGAAGGAAATCCGAACCATAAACCGGACTTAGAAAAAGCTATTTCAGACTGCAACGCAGTAATCAGCGTTTTGAATATCTCAAGAAGATCTGATTTTCCCTGGGCGAAATTAAAAACACCTGGAAATTATCTGTCAGATGTAATGAAACTTTTGGTTTCAATCGCGGAAAAAAAGAATATTAACCGACTGGCTGTAGTTTCAGCTTGGGGAGCTTCTGAAACTAATAATGATATTCCAAAATGGTTTAAATGGTTCATTAAAAATAGTAATATCGGAATTACATATGAAGATCACGAGAGACAAGAAAAATTAGTTACAGAATCAAAATTGGCCTGGACTATTATTCGACCTGTTGGACTGACAAATTCAATGAGGGAGGAAAATATTAAAGAAACCATTGACAATAAGCCTAAACCAAGTCTGACTATAAGCCGACAAAGTGTAGCTCAGTATCTTGTGGGCTGTTTAAATGAAACCGAACTGATCAGAAAAAAAATTGTAATATCCAAGAAATAA
- a CDS encoding TetR/AcrR family transcriptional regulator, whose translation MTTKDKIVKATIKLFNQHGLTTVTLRQIAVEIGISHGNLAYHYSNKGVILGEIYTRMDEEMATTVYPSKEKIDLFHFNNLFMRISNFQKKYRFFYMDILEISRHHPEIIQRYRHTIKIRRDQFKLLFNTLIEMELLKPEPEPGYYKTLVHGIWVMSTFWLQQTKILGEHHPSIDSNSEVVHVWKIMLPHLTEKGLEQYRTIEHEY comes from the coding sequence ATGACTACCAAAGATAAGATCGTAAAAGCGACTATAAAGCTATTCAACCAGCACGGGCTGACTACTGTAACGCTTCGCCAGATTGCAGTCGAGATAGGTATCAGTCATGGCAATCTGGCTTATCATTACAGCAATAAAGGAGTCATCTTGGGTGAGATCTATACCCGAATGGATGAAGAAATGGCTACTACCGTTTACCCCTCAAAAGAAAAGATCGACCTTTTTCATTTCAACAACCTGTTCATGCGCATCAGCAATTTTCAGAAGAAATACCGCTTCTTTTACATGGACATCCTGGAAATCTCCCGTCACCACCCTGAGATCATCCAACGGTACAGGCACACCATAAAAATTAGGAGGGATCAATTCAAGTTGCTATTTAATACCCTTATAGAAATGGAACTGCTCAAGCCAGAACCGGAACCTGGTTACTACAAAACACTGGTGCATGGAATATGGGTAATGTCCACTTTCTGGCTGCAGCAAACAAAAATATTAGGTGAGCACCATCCTTCAATTGACTCGAACAGTGAGGTAGTGCATGTGTGGAAAATAATGTTGCCTCATCTTACAGAGAAAGGCCTTGAGCAATACAGAACAATAGAACATGAATACTGA